The genomic region TGGGAATTGATATAAATCCAGAGGCGGTTAAACTCTCAAATGATGCTTTAGATTTTGATTTTGAAAATGATTGTAAACAAAAAGCAATACTTGGAAATGCAAAAGATTTAACGAATCTAAAAAAAAATTCTATTGATTTAATAATTATTCATCCACCATATTTGGACATTGTAAAATATTCTGGTGGAAAAATTAAAGAAGATTTATCCAGCAATAGTGGAATGGAAAAGTTTTTGAATAGTATTGAAATTGTGGCTAATGAATTNNNNNNNNNNNNNNNNNNNNNNNNNNNNNNNNNNNNNNNNNNNNNNNNNNNNNNNNNNNNNNNNNNNNNNNNNNNNNNNNNNNNNNNNNNNNNNNNNNNNTAATAATTATTCATCCACCATATTTGGACATTGTAAAATATTCTGGTGGAAAAATTAAAGAAGATTTATCCAGCAATAGTGGAATGGAAAAGTTTTTGAATAGTATTGAAATTGTGGCTAATGAATTGTTTAAAGTTTTAAAACCAAATAAATTTTGCGCTATTTTAATTGGTGATACAAGAAAACGGCAGCATTATATTCCAATATCATATTTTGTTTTGCAAAAATTTCTAAAATCGGGATTTATTTTAAAAGAGGAAATAATAAAGGCGCAACATAACTGTTCTTATTCTAAAAAGTGGGAGTGGAAAGCAAAAAAATATCAATTTTATCTTATTATGCATGAACACCTATTTATTTTTAGAAAACCAAAAAAAAATGAAGATACAAGTATTTTTACTTGGAGTAAATATAGAAATTAGTGAAAAAAAAGCGATAAAAAATTTAAGCAAGATTGAAGGTGAAATATATGAATCAAGCAAGTAAATCAAAATGCCCAATATGTAACTCTGAAGAATTTATAATAAACCCACCAAATAGATACGACTATCTTAACTTTACAAATGGACATTTCCAAGTATATAAATCAGAATTTACAAATGGCGAAGAAAAAATTTTTTGCCGCGAATGTGGTGCAGAGATTGATGAAAAAAAATCAATGCAAAGCAATAAAGTCGTTTTGAAAAATACAAATTAAATGTATTGAGATCATCAAAAAAAGTATATCCTTAATAAATATGAAATTGCCAAAAACCACAACCAAAATATTCACTATCCAAAAAGGTGATTCCCCAATCGTGGCAACTGCCATACACGATGGGCATAATATTCGCAAAGAGTTGCTGCCATTTCTCGCACTCGATGATGCTGCTCGTTTGCGCGAAGAAGACCCATTTACCGGATTGTGGACAGAAGTCGCGGAAAACCAAGTGAAATTTACTCGTTCCCG from Candidatus Cloacimonadota bacterium harbors:
- a CDS encoding DNA methyltransferase: MDNIKDNQLLKEYDSEVTTLWTFPQRGNWATHSPKYRGNFAPQIPRNLMEMFSKERDYILDPMVGAGTTLIEAKLLNRNALGIDINPEAVKLSNDALDFDFENDCKQKAILGNAKDLTNLKKNSIDLIIIHPPYLDIVKYSGGKIKEDLSSNSGMEKFLNSIEIVANE
- a CDS encoding DNA methyltransferase, whose amino-acid sequence is IIIHPPYLDIVKYSGGKIKEDLSSNSGMEKFLNSIEIVANELFKVLKPNKFCAILIGDTRKRQHYIPISYFVLQKFLKSGFILKEEIIKAQHNCSYSKKWEWKAKKYQFYLIMHEHLFIFRKPKKNEDTSIFTWSKYRN